The Pichia kudriavzevii chromosome 3, complete sequence nucleotide sequence GGTCTGAATTGTGCAAGGTACACAATTATTCTTTCCCTCTTATTTTCTAGTAATTCAGATGTAGATATTCTGTCAAATTCAAGGTCGTCTGCACTGACACATGGTGGGTATAGTATATGGTCACTTAGATTCTCATCATCGACAGAGCCCTTACACGCTTCTTGGACATTTTCAGCTGTCCACGTTGAATTGTACAATACGATATCAACCACCTTTATATTTATCGCataaatcttcaaaagactccaccaataccaatatttcaaaattccaTAAACACCTTTGATTTGAGATGCAGCAAATAACATGTCCCTGCTGACCGTTGGATAATGGATATAACTGATGATTGGTAGATCAAGAAATGCGCAAACATAAATATAGCTAAATGGCAATCCAATGGTATCGACAAATACATCAGGTACAAGTTGCTTCAAACCTGAAAAGACTAAAAGTAGACTGCCAATCGCTTGTCCGACAATACTCAGGATCTTGTATGATTGTCCATTAATCAACCATTGATACTTATCAGAGAGATGTATAAACACGAGTCTGTTTCTCAATGTCTCTCTATCATTTCTTAAGAAATCAACACCAAAGGTATTTTTGACGTTGTCTAGAATCGAAAAGACTGATGAATTGCTAGACGGCGTGAAAGTATATATCACAGCAATGTTATTTGGGCTGTTCTTTAAAGTGGACATAACCGCTTCCCAGAGAACTTTTTCACCGCCACCAGAGGCATAACTGAAGGGGTGGAAAAATCCGAATAAGGTTTTCCTTTGAGGATCGTTAACATCAATAGGTTTgatattcatcaaaaatgtttttctcCTCTCTTCATCCAATCTGTCAACCTGGGCCACTCTTAGCCTATAATACTTTTCGTCACGATTGTCAACCAATCTACCTTTGCTCTCACTATTCAGTGGTAAAGTCGAATACACCTGTGGATTATGGGCGCCCATGATCAATCGTCTCCTTAGTGCAGTAATTTTAATACCCACCTTATTTTTAGGTATCAATCCGCTTGGGTTATTCACTACTTTTCTAAGCATATCACGGTAATCATTGGCAGGTACATTAAATAATCTTTCCATGAATGGCTTTGTATGGTTAATCAAGACATATGCACACACAAACAAAACTGTGAAAATAGTGTATAGTTTGGAAACTATAAAGTCCTTCCATAATGGCTCGATTGGTACTGCTGATTGAGATACCGTATCAAAAGCGTCCATCGTCATGATTATGATTGTGTTGAGGAACAGAGCTTGTGGAGAGTCACTCAACGGTACACGCAGATGGATACGTGTATTTTATTAAAGTAATCCTTTTTTCTCTGTCGCTGGAATTAGGATTTGGGTACATTTCAAGATAAGACGGCTATCTCCGTGcatttttccaatttggCGTAACTGGATGTCACAAACGAACGTGTTGAATTTAGGAGATAGAAACGACGtataaaagaaagaataagtatatatatgtgtgtgtgtatgtatatatattggGGTAAAATCAAGAATGTGTAGAATCCAACGTTATTTCCCCCACTTTTTCAGATAAATTCTCAGGTTCATGATTTTCCGACTTCATACTAAGGGAATGCtggtgttgctgttgttgttgcattgACGAAGTTAAACTGAATGCACGCTGCTGCAACTCCCTTTGTTCTTCGAGTAGCTGACGTTGCTTCTTCTCGAGCAAAGCTTGCTGCTGAAGCAAGAGTTGCTGCTGTTCAACTAAAGAGGGAGAAGCATCAATATTTGGTGAGGACTTTGAAACACCCAATTCTATAGATGGTTCCTCGTTGATAATGGATTGTCTCCTAGCATCGTATTCTGGTTTCACAGGCATGACAACGATATCATTATTATCTGGTAACCCCATGTTAATTGATGATGTTCTAGTGTGTTGACGAGATAAGCTAGTTTCCTTGACATCTAAAGAACTTCTCTTGCTCGACTCTCTATTTGGTTTAACCCGAGGTTCTTCTACAATTGAGGTAAAGTCCGTATCATTTCCATTACTGTTATAATTACCTATTCCTGTCCCTGTGGCAGTAGTTGCTGTCAATGCTGTTGCTGAACTGACGCCcctttttctgtttttggATAAAATACTAGCGGTGGTTGAAAGATCCCCACCATTGATTGAAGAACGATagctttttcttctttcagAGCCCAACTGAGAACGTTGGACTGGGCCTGACATCTGGGTCAACTTCTTAATGTCGTTAAACCAAGACATCATTGCATCATAACCTTCGGCTCTAAAAACCAAGTTGTGTCCTTTACTTAGTAGACCTCGACTTTGCCCATACATAACAACAAACTTATGAAAagaatttggatttttatCATCTCTACGAGAATGCTCATTAACGGACAGTTCACTCAATAAATATGATTTTTCTGGAATTGGATCTTTACGGCGATCGGATGATTTAAACTCATGTAGATAGCACGGAGTTAAAACATACCAGGCACGTTGATAAGATTTTAAAAATTTGGACTTCCTCTCTAACCAGCCGGATCTAATTTCGTAAGTTAAAGGATCATTCTGGTACTTGAACTTGACCTCTGAAATTTTCCTCATTGGCAAATCCAGCtcaatgaaatttttcttatctctatcaataaaagaatCCCATTCCAAGGAGGGTTCCTTCGTTAGAATTGTAGAGTCTAATTTGGAGATTAAACAATCAAACACGTTTTGAGCTTGTTGGCCCAATAATTTAGCGTAAACAGTTAAAGCTGTCTGTAGTTCAATGTAAACAACCTTTTCCAATTCCTTGCCAGAGGTCTGTATGTTTATGAAAGCTTCATGGAGGTAATTCTCTTCTGTTAGTTGGCGTCTAATGGAACGTTCCAAGGCAATACGAATTAGATAAGGATCGTTTTTAGGATCTAATTGGGATGAATCCATTTTGGCAGCCTCAATAGACCGTATATAGGTTGATAAAAGCTTTGAAGTATCAGCCTGGTATCTATCAACCTGATTCTTAAAATCACTTTGTAAGGAtttgatttccttgatttttACCAACAGATCCCTTTTCAAGTCTTCCAATCTCGGGATAATTGTTGCATTTAATTCTTTGACTGTGGACTGGGATAATAAAGCAGCATTTGAATGGTATTGATAAAGAACTGTTGGTAAGTCTTGAATTGAGCCCGAACCTAAGGGTAAGAAGAACTTTCTAGCTAAATCGAATTCATTTTTCTGATCGATACTGCCGCCATCACCTAAACTGTTGGCATTGGCATTCTCTCTAGAAGAATGGAAAAGACTATAAGTGGTTGTGTTATCATGCCCCTGTTGATTGGAAACTTGCATTGGTTGGTAGAACTCTCCATCCAATCCTTGCGTCAAAAAGGGGAAGCTGATTGCGTGGTGTAAACGTATTTGCTGCCTAGTGATTTCTTCATGAACAGATGAAGTTTCCTTTAGATAATGGGATAACGCTGAAATGATGATCCTCCACGAGTTAAACCGTGCAGCAAGTATATCTGTTGGGTTTGCATGGGTTGGAATAGTTATCGAGAGTGGATCTTCAAGAACCTGTTGTGGAATAGGAGGTATATCAGGTCTCACCGTTGAATTAGTCTGGTCATTGTTATCAATTGAAGAGTTCAAATTTGAGCTTGAAGCAGAGAACTGCTGACGAGTCAGACTCGTTGGAGGAGCATTGGTAGAAGAGGATGAGACAATAGACTTCGATTGCTGCACctgtttgtttctttggtt carries:
- a CDS encoding uncharacterized protein (PKUD0C07940; similar to Saccharomyces cerevisiae YNL048W (ALG11); ancestral locus Anc_2.266), translating into MTMDAFDTVSQSAVPIEPLWKDFIVSKLYTIFTVLFVCAYVLINHTKPFMERLFNVPANDYRDMLRKVVNNPSGLIPKNKVGIKITALRRRLIMGAHNPQVYSTLPLNSESKGRLVDNRDEKYYRLRVAQVDRLDEERRKTFLMNIKPIDVNDPQRKTLFGFFHPFSYASGGGEKVLWEAVMSTLKNSPNNIAVIYTFTPSSNSSVFSILDNVKNTFGVDFLRNDRETLRNRLVFIHLSDKYQWLINGQSYKILSIVGQAIGSLLLVFSGLKQLVPDVFVDTIGLPFSYIYVCAFLDLPIISYIHYPTVSRDMLFAASQIKGVYGILKYWYWWSLLKIYAINIKVVDIVLYNSTWTAENVQEACKGSVDDENLSDHILYPPCVSADDLEFDRISTSELLENKRERIIVYLAQFRPEKRHILLLRHYKEYLSKTNDPYKLVFIGSVREGKDEKFISDLQGEALKLGIPPEFVVFELNAPTEIVYKWLRKADYGINCMWKEHFGIAVVEYMLNGAIPLSHASAGPLNDIVVPVINGKATNRKQLSSIVKIESYQRSGLFFRDETDPDYKGTISAYPTLTEMLVSATEMSEVGKQTMRENAIHVAREKFGRGAFSAKWNKSISKALFIERVRRSNRGKVEQLY
- a CDS encoding uncharacterized protein (PKUD0C07950; similar to Saccharomyces cerevisiae YIL105C (SLM1) and YNL047C (SLM2); ancestral locus Anc_2.267); translated protein: MSLVSQQQLLQNQLQLKQLENQRNKQVQQSKSIVSSSSTNAPPTSLTRQQFSASSSNLNSSIDNNDQTNSTVRPDIPPIPQQVLEDPLSITIPTHANPTDILAARFNSWRIIISALSHYLKETSSVHEEITRQQIRLHHAISFPFLTQGLDGEFYQPMQVSNQQGHDNTTTYSLFHSSRENANANSLGDGGSIDQKNEFDLARKFFLPLGSGSIQDLPTVLYQYHSNAALLSQSTVKELNATIIPRLEDLKRDLLVKIKEIKSLQSDFKNQVDRYQADTSKLLSTYIRSIEAAKMDSSQLDPKNDPYLIRIALERSIRRQLTEENYLHEAFINIQTSGKELEKVVYIELQTALTVYAKLLGQQAQNVFDCLISKLDSTILTKEPSLEWDSFIDRDKKNFIELDLPMRKISEVKFKYQNDPLTYEIRSGWLERKSKFLKSYQRAWYVLTPCYLHEFKSSDRRKDPIPEKSYLLSELSVNEHSRRDDKNPNSFHKFVVMYGQSRGLLSKGHNLVFRAEGYDAMMSWFNDIKKLTQMSGPVQRSQLGSERRKSYRSSINGGDLSTTASILSKNRKRGVSSATALTATTATGTGIGNYNSNGNDTDFTSIVEEPRVKPNRESSKRSSLDVKETSLSRQHTRTSSINMGLPDNNDIVVMPVKPEYDARRQSIINEEPSIELGVSKSSPNIDASPSLVEQQQLLLQQQALLEKKQRQLLEEQRELQQRAFSLTSSMQQQQQHQHSLSMKSENHEPENLSEKVGEITLDSTHS